GCACCTTCCTTCTGGCTGTGTGCTTTTCGAACTCTCACCTCATCTTTTAATTCTGAGTTCATGTGCTGAGATTTGAAGTTTGAACTGCCTAAACGAAGCAGGCTCTTTCTGCTTGTATTTTCCCTTTTCCATTTCATCCTCGTGGTGGAAGTTTATACAGGATGGTCGTTTGCATGAATACCTGTCTTCCTTGGTGATTACACCTGGAGAGAATGAGCAGTGCAGGTGAATTTTTATGCCCCCAGTGCCTCACataaacctactgccgtcaagtcgattctcactcatagcaaccctataggacagggtagagctgcaccattgagtttccagggagcacctggtagatttgaactgccaacttttgattagcagatgtagctcttaaccattacgccaccagggtttccacctcatATAAAGGAGGTAAAAATATCCCCCCAAAAAGGGAATTGTCGAATTACTGACTATTCATATGATAAATGACTATACAACCTTTAAAACCATGCTTTCCAAGATAATTTAATATGGGAAGATGCTtatttaaatgaaagaaaaaacaatgtaGAAAACTATATACACCAtgattctaattctatattcataatggtgtatatttttataattatatgtatatatacatatggtgccctggtggcacagtggttaagagcttgactgctaaccaaaaggttggcagttcgaatccaccagccactccttggaaaccctatggtgcagttctgctctgtcctatagggtcactgtgagtcagaacctacttgaaggcaatgggtttggtttttttggttttataatacaTATATTAAACTATACTcacacaggaaaaataaaactggaaTGAAGTACACCTCGATTATTTTGGTATCATATGCTATTTTATcttaatacacatttttctccatttctctacAGCATACATATATTACTAAAATAGCATTCTTACATGAATGGCAGATAGGGAACTTATAATAAAGGGTGGTGGGTGTGCACTAATAAAATGTGGTAAAATCAAGCATTTTGAGTAAGAGTGCAATGTTCTAACAAGAGGGAAAATAATATGGGAGCTTACATTTTAGCTAATATTCATAGTGCCCATATTTTCATCAATAAAACAGGAGATCTTTAAACCACTTTGTCTCTTAGAAGATGAAAAGtaatatattttttcaattaaGAGCTAGTGAGATCATGAAGATACAGGATTAGGCATAAAACTATTCAGTCTAACAGTTCTCCAGAGAGTTTaccctccccacctcccacccccagcaATAATTTACAGTGCAGGAAACTTACAATTAGATGACATAGAGCATCTGAGCAAGTTTTTGCTGGGGATTATGTGgtacaactttaaaaaatatatcaaagattAAAATGTTAAAGATAAAACCTTTAAATAACTTTAACCTAAATGTTAAAGACAAAACcttaatggttaaaaaaaaaaaaaaaccaaggtaaCATTTTTTCCTCTTACCTAAATGTGTGGTAATTCTCATATTAATAAACCttacagtgggctcaaacgtagcaacgattataaggatggcacagtaatgggtagtgtttcattctattgtacgtagggtctctgtgagtcagaatcaatttgacagcacctgacagcaacaacatgttTCCTAAGAACGGGAAGGTCTTTGAAAGATGTGTAAAAGACCATGAAACCTACCTTTTCTTTGATCCTCACCCTTAGGGAGGTCTAAGCCAAGTCAATGAAATGACCAGCTGAGTACCTGGTCAGCTAGAAAATAATTTAGTGGTTAGACTTGGTCCTTAGAGCCCAACAGTCAGGGATTGAGATCTTGGCTTCATCACTTTTGACCAATAAGctgaccttcagtttcttcatgtgaAAAAATGGGGACCTGAAGGTGTACTTCAAAAAGTCATTGTGAGAACTATGTGAGACAATACAGGTCAAGTTTAGCATGACATCTAGCACAGGACAAGGGCCTAATATATGGTAATCAgctcttattttttcctttgttaaaaaaaatctgttttttccTTCTGCATCCTCAGATTCTTCCACTCCTTTTTATAGAGTTGTTTTTACAAACTTTGGAAAGTTGTCCTTTACTTTTTCCTCTTTGGCATGCCGTTATTTCCATGTATTGATAACAAGCTTGGGTCTTAAATTAGACCCTACCGTCTGAGCCCTCACTGGTGGGCAGTGCCCCTCCTCtcattttttccttctgtctCAAGTGCCAGTGTGCTTTTAGGCTATCTGTTCTACACTCCTGATCCAGATTTAGCTTATGAACAGGTGCAAGTTTTAATCATATAGAACCTGAATTTAAATCCAGTTCCACATCTTCCCAGCTGTGTGATTTCAGGCACGTTGCTTGCTTCCCTGAGGCTTCTCTAACATAGACCGTGATGGTACTTAACTCCTGGGGCTATTGAGAGGATTCGATGTAAGTTACTTGAGTGAAGCATCTTGCAAAGggatgttgttgttaactgccattgagtgggcccctgactcatggcaaccccatgcacaacagaaaacaTTGCCTTGTCCTGCGTCATCTCTAtggtcagttgcagatcagaccattgtgatccatagggttttcattagctgatttttggaagtagattgccaggcctttcttcctagtcttagtctggaagctctgctgaaacaggctcagcatcatagcgacactcAAGCCTCTAGTGACAGATGAATGttggctgctcatgaggtgcattAGCCAGAAATCaaccctgggtctcctgcatggaaagtgagaattctaccactgaacccctgATGCCCTCTGCAAAAGGCTAGAGTCATAATAAATGTTTCTCCCTCCCTTTTCCTGCAGGAGTCACTGTTGTAAGGATGTAATCCTCCCTGCTGTGATAATGGGGTTTGTTTTCCTGCCCCTACAAGTGTCTTCTGTCTAGATTAGTGAAACATGCTAACATGCAGACTGACGATTAAAATACCACCTAATTAATTCAGGACACCGTTATTGGGAATTCCTGACCATTTCCTCCAGGCCCAGGCTGAAATTTACCTTGTCAGTTTAGTCTTCttatgggagggagagagggaggccaAGATGAAAGGAGAGGCAGGACCTGAGCTGACCCACTTCATGCCCAGAGCTAATTTCTTGAGATGTATGATCCTGGCTTTGCTTCACATGAGTAGTACATAACTGACAATAGAGAGTACGTCGGGAGAGCAGttggttttatttaaaaaaaaaaaaatcttttaatgtCTTATGCCATCTGAATGGACTTTTATAGGGAACAGAAGGTTTGCGGGTATACTGTTCCCAGAAACTTGATGACTGTACAAAAGCCATGTGGGTGTGGCTTCTCCAGTGGTTTCCAGCTATATCAGATACCACTCTTGCAACTGTCCAATAATATGATTTTTATGTTTCCTTATTTAAGCTTTGGAACTAAGCGTTGAGTTGTCACTAATTTGACataagtcttccttttttttttgctaaggaAAAGGATGAGTTTAGAATCTCCTCcagatttttcaaaaattttaattttatgtgtgtgtaaCAAAAAGGAGAGTATAAGGGCAGTTGGCTAGAATTAAAATGTAGCCTGATGTGAACAGAGCTTTGATGTGTATATTACAGACCCCCAGCATGTAAGGCTTCTTGAGCGAAGGCAGAAATGCATTTTCAGATATAAAGAAAGCCTTGGTTTAGGCATTATGTTCCATTCTTTCCAGTCGCttcgagtccaactcatggtgattcacTGGCTCTCCTTTATGTACTTTATTCTGCCTGTCCCACGTAacctgtgatctccagcatcttcTCCTGATGGGTGCTCCTCCCTCCCTTTAGAAGGGTGCtggaaagagggagaagaaacTGCAAATGTAGACCCCAATAATGGTCACCAGCTTAGAGCTGTGCGTacttctctgggccttagttttctaatctgtaaatTGGAAAGGGTAATACCCAATTGACCATGCTGTTTTGGGATTAAATCCTCAACTCCTCAGGGTCTGTGGTATAGAAAAGTACCCTAAGATATATCAGTTGTCAAATGACTATGGCAGAGCTGTGTACTTTATATTAGTACCACAAAGTCTCTGAGGAGTGTCGTAACATAAATAACAAATTTAGTCCTATTAACAACTTGTGCTGGGCAACGCTGAGTCAGCAAGTATTAAAATAGTTAACTTTGCCCATCTCTGTATTCTTACTATGTCCCCTAAGTGCCTGACTTAGTGCCCAGAGAGGAGTTGACATCAGTGTATGTGGCAGGGGGTGGGCGTGGGGCACACAGAACGGTGTCCACACCAGATAAGATCAAGCCCTGCAGAGATTCGAGGCCAAAATTATTCTAGAGCTCCTGATGGTGATTCTAAAACACATCTTTAAAGAAACCTTTTTGCTCTGGTTAATCATTTTTGAAGTATAATAATAAGTCTATTTGCAAGCAGATTGAGGGTGAAAGAATTGAGGTGAAGAAAGCATTTTCAGTTGTACTTAGAATGCATCAGAAGTAAATTTCCTCTTTAGTGAATAGAAAGGCAGAAAGTATGGTTTTCCTGGCAACAACATGCTAGAGATGCAAACTgtccccccaccctccccaaaTAGTATAAACAGAggtgaagaaaagaaaactccttggaagacagagacagaaagccaatACCAAGTAAAGGATTTACTGTGGTGTCCTTAGCAAATAAATGGATAACCACTTGAGGGAAAATATAGATGGCTTGGTATTGTTTGCAGTAGAATGGAGATGATTCCTTTTTGCCAGTCACACAATCAAATTAGAAAATTTGATAAGCAAACACAGGATTTGTTTTTACGTTCATGTCATCAGTACAATTTGCCATAATTAAACGGGTGAATAGAAAATGCCTGTTTTAAGAAACTGCtcaaacaacaaccacaaaacccTTGTAAAATCAGGTTAGAGATACACTCTACACCCTGACTGCAGCAGGAAGTGAAGGGAAAATATGAAATTAGGAAGTGAGCTGTAATAGTCACTTGACCGGGTAAGGCGATATAACCTCCATTATCAGTCAGGACCTAGTTTGATGTGTAATTTCTCTAGATGTCTGACTTACCTAACTGAATTAAGTGTAAATGAGGAAATAGTAAGCAAGGGAAACAAAGTACCCTGCCATCTTGCTTTCTGTCAACTGAAAACCAACTCATTAACAttatttttcccttaaaaaataaGCTCTCATATTTTGTTGGAGAAGAAAAAggtaaaggaattttttttcccccaaactaATCTGGCAAAAGATACTGTTGGCAAACACAGTTGGACCCTCTGGTGCTTGCTGTATACTGGGAAAGCAGAAATAGTTGTTTTCCCTCATTCCATCAATATTTGAGTGCCCATTTTGTGCCAGGTTCTAATCGTTGCTTCATGGGATAAAGAATGTCTCCTCTGGGCAGCTGTAAACTGCTCTGGACTGAATGCTCTGTCTTCCCCTTTCACGGCTCCCAGATTGATCTGGGGAGTTGTCAGATCGTCCACTACTCTCTACAGTTATTTGAAGACAAATATCCTTACCTCCCAAGCATCTCCACTTCTCGGTGTTTCCCACATGTACTTGGCAGTACAACAACGCAGAAAACTTCCTGACCCTCTGGTCTGAGCTTGTGCTAAAAACTTACCCTGGGTGAACTGAAACTTGAAGATCTATTAGCATTTTTGAAGCAGGGCACGCCAGAGATGGTTCAGAACTGTAAAAGATGAACTCTGCATGGGATTCTAGAAAGCGACTGAACCTGGAACGGTACTGTGAGGTGCGGAGTTCTGAATGGGCAGGACAGTCTGACCTGGGCAAGTCACAGCCCTCCCCTAGCCTGGGTTTTCCTCGCCAACAAATGAACGCTGAGGGAAGAGATGCATCTAGCTCAAATATTCCTTGGTTTTCTGCTGCAGCTCGTTTGCTTCGGTATTTGATATTCTCTTTTTCCTTAGAGAGAAATGGAAAGGAAAGTGatctttctttttaagtaattCATGAAACAAGGACTTTTACAAAGAAATACACCCTCTAGCTTACATCGCCTGGATTTTCTTTCTGTTCCCTTTTCCTTGCTTTTGCTCATCAGGCACCTGCTTCCTCTTAGTCCCTTTAGCTTTTCCTTAGCAGCAGCTGCCATCTGCAACAGcctttctttatttctctgcCTTTTCAATGTGCATTTTTCCAATGCGTCCTTTCTCCTACCTAGACTATAAAATGTCCTCCCCTCCCTGTGGAACTGGCCGGCTACCTACCCCTAGCTTTTTCTGCTCTAAATTTCACAAACACATTTTCCGTATAATCTTGTAACACTTCATTCCGCAAGTTGTCTGTATATATTATTTGGATGAAAAGTGTCAACCTTGCAGACGTTGTTCTGTTTCCTGTTAATGATTTACTTGTCTCAGCAGGTATCTCCACACTGATATATGGACTGATGTGGGTCTAAGCACATAGATAGCAGTTCAAAATGGAATAACATGTAACATACtttggaatactacacagctctATGTTTTAGACTTTGCTAGGGAGTGTAGAAACTACTACAACAAAAACATCAGGTTTTAGCAAAACCCTCACAGAAAAGGAATATGACATATCCAGTGtattcatgtaattttttttttttcgccatGTTTACTTATGCATGTAATACAGTGATACACCTTTTTTCTCCATGTGAACTTCCCCCATTCCCACCCCTACCCCTGCCATTAGGTTCTGGTCAGTAATTTTTTAAGTATTGAAACCCTATTCATTAAAAATCACTTCATTAAAAtagatttttctttccttagaAAAAGAAGTCAAAACTTTTTAAGGCCTAACTTTAGAAAACAACATGCTGTAGCTGATTTATTTTGGTGGTTATTTTTTTATGGATGTAAAAAATATTACCATTGCAACTAACAAGGCCTATAAATGATACATTATTGCCAGTGTTCTAAAAAATCAGAACAAAACTAATTTATTATAGTTCTGTCTTCATTATACACCACATGTTGGTGAGTTAAACACAACAAAagtattttgtcttttaaaaGTGTCTACTAAAGATAATAAAAAGAATAAGGTAAAATTAACATGTAAAGTTTGTTACATTAAAAAATCTGATATACATATTTCTATTGCCTGTTAGCTTGTTCTAAGCCTCTGTAactattacaaaaaaagaaaagtcattgTTCAAAGGCAAAACATTCAATTCAGTTGATACAACATTACAGTACAGTCAACTAACATCATTCAACAAAGGTAACAAGTCTAGCCTTAGCTTCGGAAAGTCTGTAGACCAGATTGTTCAATGCCGCTTCAGAACTGTATGTTAGCTTTTTGTAGGACATGGTAATTTCTACTGATGGCTTCAGAAGAAGGGGTCATGCTACTGGTAAAAGCACAGGGGAACCCCAACCTGTCATTAATCATTTTATTGAGCATTATAGTTAAAACAGCATTATTGAGTTTAGCAcaacaactaaaataaaataataataatataacaatcataataatgataatgataaaaaccaaacaccaactGGAAACCTAGAAAAGCTGCCAGCTGTGTCAAAACCCTTGCGATACGCTATActaaaaaaattttgaaatatcCATCCGTCCTCTCCACTCTGCCACAAACTAGCAAAGTCAGAAATACAAAAGTCTTCAACGTGTTACTTTTGCAGAATAAAGCAAAAACGTCTTTGTGCTCCTTACTACCAGAAGCAAAATATCTGCTGAGTTACCACATGTAATAGCTTCTGGATGTGTCGACCTGGGTGGGCTTGGTGTCTGCAGAACCATCCTTGTCTTTCTCGCTGTCTGCTTCCCAGAGGTTAATGAGTGGTGGGTATAGCTCATTGAGTGGGATCGAAGAGGTTTTTTGCATATACTTTTTTAATGAATGGTGGTAGTTTTTCCTCTTAAATCTTTTGGCAATGTACACAGCAATGGATGCTAGGCTGATGACAGCAAACATGGACCCCATTACCGCAGCAAGGGCTGTACTGGTTTCTTGATCAGAAATGTCTAGGGCGAAAGCAGCATTTTTGGTCGTGACATTAACACATGACTTCTGAGTCTGCTGATGAATGTTGGACACTGTGAGACACACCTCATAATCCGTGGAAGGCTGCAGATGTGTGAGGTTGTACTCGTGAACATCTACTGGGACCCTGGCAGTATATGTTATGTGGGGGTTGTCAATCTTCATGGTGGCGGATGACCATTTTAAGTTTGACGTCATGACATTGGAATTAACTTTCCAGGACACTAAGATGGAATGAGATTCTGTCTGCTTGACGTATATTTTCAGCACCTGGGTACCATCCAGAAGAGTTCCATTAACCTTAATGGTAGCCACCTGAGTGTCTGCTCCTTCCACGTTTTGGGCAACACAGGTGTATCTTCCTGAGTCTTCAATTTGTATGTTACATATTTCCAAGGTACCTTCACTGCTTAGCCTGTACTTTTCTGAAAGGGTTTCCACAGTTATCTTATTTCCAAGCGGAGTGACCCAGTAAATTTCAGGTTCTGGCTCAGCCATAGCCCGACAGTCTAGGAAAACTGTCGTTCCGACATCCATGTTTAAGTGATTTGGGAATGTGTCGTGAGAGATCATCGGGAGGCACTGTTCATTTGAGTCCTGGATTAGAACTTCCTTCACCTGCTGCCCTCTGTATTCGGGCGGCATGGCACAGAACATGGACAGGGGCTCCATGAAGCGGATGTTTGTCTTGTTGGAGTTGATCCAGTGGATGACACAGTCACACCTCAGGGGGTTGCTGTGGATGCTGATCTCACGCAGATTGGGAAGCGATTCCACTGTCTTTTGGTAAACGGCATTCAAGGCATTGTTGTTTAGCATCAAGCTTTCCAGGGCAGGAACACTTCGGAAAGCCAAGCGGTGTATGTAAGAGAGTTTGGGGTTATTGGTAGCTTCTAGCTTTGTGAGTTCAGGCAAGTTATCCAGAGCATAACGGTCCACAGAAACAAGTTCCCCCATATTGTTGATTCCCAGTTCTTTTAACCGAAGCATATTTTTGAAGTCCCCTTCTTGGATTTTGTGGATGGGGTTTTTGTTGAGGTCTAAGAATTTCAAATTTGGAACTTTCTGCAGGGCAAGTTGAGGGACTTTGACCAATTTGTTGTCATAAAAAGACAAGCTCTCAAGGCTATCCAGGCCCACCAAGGCATTTCCCGGAATATCAGTGAGATACATTCCTGCCAAGACCAAGCTTCTCAAATTTGAGAGTGGTTTGAAGTTCATATCCAGAATTCCAATCACAGGGTTCTCCCCAATCATAAGAATTTCCAGGTTAGGCGTCGAATCAAACCAGCGGCTGTCAATAACTTTCAATTTGTTGGAGTTTAGGTGGAGCCTTAAAAGATTTTTTAAGCCTGAGAAAGCATTAGCAGAAATAGTGCTGATCTGGTTGTGGTTGATGTAGAGTTCTTGAAGGTTGCTGAGGTCTTGCAGACAGTAATCAGTCATCTCCGTAATCTGATTTTCCTCTAAATGTAGAGTCGTGAGCTGGCTCAGGTTTGCCAGCCCTACCTCCTTAATATTTGTGAAGTTGTTTTGGGAGAAATCTAGCTCAGTCAAGTTGAAAAGCTGTTGAAGCTCACCCAcggtctttgcaatgttattgcTCTGTAGGAGAAGCACTTGAGTGTCACTGGAAAGGTTGCTGGGAATTCTTGTTAAGCGGAGATCATTGCAGTCAACTGTGGTGGCTTCTCTGTATGTTGACTGTGGGGTAAACCAGGGCCTAATTTCACAGACACAAAGTTGGGGACACTCACTATTCTGCATGGAAGACTCAGTCAGTGAAGTCATTAGCAATCCCAGCACCAGTCGGCAAGCTGTTGAAGCAAAGCTAATCCTAGCCATGCTGGCTTGCTTAGCAAGTTCAACCCTTGCCACTTGGAAATTTTAACAAAAAGTGAACCGTATATAGCGACGTGTAGGGCGGCAATCAGGGAACGCAAACATTCAAGCTGAGTCTTGGTTGAAATGTGCAGAATTCCAGTGTCGGAAGGGCTGGTTTTCTGGAGTTTTCAAAAGGCAGGAAACAATTTGGAGTCTTCTAACCGTGTCTCTCAGTTCCAGGTATGTGCCCAGAGCTCTATGGCATGAGTTACTGCAGGCAAATGGATGTCTGGAGATGTGCCTGGAAATTAGATTAGGACAGATGTTATTTTTATTCCTCATACTTTCTACATTATAGCCTCGCTTTTGTTTACTAAAATGGCACAATCACTCACAAATCTAATAATAGTGTTCAAAATCTATTCAAAATAACTAAACACACTTTTAAATTTCAGGGCAGTCTTATCATATCCCACTTACTACACTGAAATTCATTTTCAAGTTCCTTCACTTCTACAGTTACATTGGGATTGCTTGTACTACTGGGTAAAATTATTACACACACACTtatgcacacaaacacactcacacactgtctctctcacacaccacacatatacattcatgcacacacacacacacatacacatacacacaataggaacacacagaaaagccCACTGTTGCTATTTCcttaaaaataaagatgattttagaaaatttgtatatttaagcTTCTTTTAATGGCTCCAAAAAAATCTAAGAAAGTCACTCCtagtaaaagaaaaatatgaaaggcAGTTTATTAAAGATTCAGAGTTCATTTTTAGTTATTTGCCTTTTAAGTACCACCTCATCTGTTTTTAGGATTTCTTCTTTTCCTAAATGGTACACTCCATAGACATATTCAGCCAATAATTTTCTAGCTCAATCATTCTTActcaaaaaattaatttaatgtAGTTAGAAGAGGAAGATATCAATTTTTCTTACATTCTAATAGCCACATCTGATCTTGCCTgactaaaagagtaaaaggaaTCTATTCCACCATACCACTGGCCTTcattaaaaatacacacatatgtatatgtatgtgtatatacacacacacacacacacatatatatatatgtatgtcacAGTCACGATGCCATAAATCTCATGGGAATGTCACTGGCCACTTAATAGCTGTGGACCATGACTATGCTTTTTACcgtctcagagcctcagtttcttccactATAAAATAGGGTTGATTATAACAGTAACTCCCTCATAGGATTATTGAGAGAATTAAAAGAATCTATGTAAAGCTCTTAGCATAGTGACGGGCACATAATGAATGCTCATCAAAGTCAATTATATTATCATCTTATTATATTGCTTATCCATTTTAGTTTTAGCTAAGTagtgactgaatttttttttttttttttagtgactgcGGACAAGTAAAAGAAGGAAAACTGAGGACATTTTATTTGCCAATCTCAATAAATTTTAGTAAGGTCCTCTAAGGTCAGATATATATGGCTCACCTACCTGTAGAGATAATATCAGTAGTTATTGGTTCTAGTTTTCTGGATGTTTCATTCCAGCTGTGTGCAAAGAACCATTATCGGTCCAGCGTCGGTCTTGCTTTCCCAAGACTGGGCCAGTCACTTGCTAAGGTATTAAAGTAGACTTGTATATTTCCTGACATTTGTCTTGCTATAATGTAATTCAGCGTCGAGTATTGAAGGAacctcagagtttttttttttaattgtgtcaaatatgtatatatataaaacaaagcatttccaaattaaataattttttatatgtacaattcagtgacattgattacgtttgTCATGTTGTGCATCTATTattactatccttttccaaattaatcCACCActgttaacagaaactcagtgcccccacccccgccccagggCCAGTGTTTCCTTAACTCTCATAGATTTACTGCAAAGATTCAATCAATAACATAGACCATATAGTGTGTTAAAGCCCAGTGTTCAAcatgtagtaagtgctcaattCATGTTAGCTGCTGTGAAACAGTTTTTAGTTTGTGAAACAGTTATCCTTGTGACTGGCCAAGAAGTATAACAATACAAACAGCTAGTATGAAAAGTAATATACTTAAGTCATATTTtagtagaaagaaagaagagtccTACTTTTCTGTCGTTTTGCAAAATACACAAATCAGGCTATTCATTTAACAACAAGATggagtttaaaaaataatcaaatccAGATTCTGGCAAGTCTGAGGTAGGAGAGGGACAAGAATGCGTTACACGAGGCTGAATGATTGCTAGTCTCTGTGGGGAGGAAATATATCTGGCAtcactcccccacccccgccccatctggttaattttaatatatatttgcaAAACTTTCAAATATTATAAAACTACCGGATTCTGACTTTTATCGAAAAATTCCACAACATGAAAACAAACCTCAGAGAACAACATTTTCTAAATATCATTACGCCTCAAATTTATTCCACTGTTTTTGTTTCCATTTAATCTTA
The window above is part of the Loxodonta africana isolate mLoxAfr1 chromosome 22, mLoxAfr1.hap2, whole genome shotgun sequence genome. Proteins encoded here:
- the LRRN1 gene encoding leucine-rich repeat neuronal protein 1, whose amino-acid sequence is MARISFASTACRLVLGLLMTSLTESSMQNSECPQLCVCEIRPWFTPQSTYREATTVDCNDLRLTRIPSNLSSDTQVLLLQSNNIAKTVGELQQLFNLTELDFSQNNFTNIKEVGLANLSQLTTLHLEENQITEMTDYCLQDLSNLQELYINHNQISTISANAFSGLKNLLRLHLNSNKLKVIDSRWFDSTPNLEILMIGENPVIGILDMNFKPLSNLRSLVLAGMYLTDIPGNALVGLDSLESLSFYDNKLVKVPQLALQKVPNLKFLDLNKNPIHKIQEGDFKNMLRLKELGINNMGELVSVDRYALDNLPELTKLEATNNPKLSYIHRLAFRSVPALESLMLNNNALNAVYQKTVESLPNLREISIHSNPLRCDCVIHWINSNKTNIRFMEPLSMFCAMPPEYRGQQVKEVLIQDSNEQCLPMISHDTFPNHLNMDVGTTVFLDCRAMAEPEPEIYWVTPLGNKITVETLSEKYRLSSEGTLEICNIQIEDSGRYTCVAQNVEGADTQVATIKVNGTLLDGTQVLKIYVKQTESHSILVSWKVNSNVMTSNLKWSSATMKIDNPHITYTARVPVDVHEYNLTHLQPSTDYEVCLTVSNIHQQTQKSCVNVTTKNAAFALDISDQETSTALAAVMGSMFAVISLASIAVYIAKRFKRKNYHHSLKKYMQKTSSIPLNELYPPLINLWEADSEKDKDGSADTKPTQVDTSRSYYMW